The Devosia sp. 1566 sequence TGAGCACGCGGTGCAGCGCGCGGTGCGCGAAGCCATTGAAATGGTGATCGGCGAACCGCTGAGCGAGGAGCGCTGCGGCACCGACGGCTGTTCCATCCCCACTTTTGCGGCGCCCTTGCGCGCCTTTGCCCGCGGCTTTGCCGTCATGGCGACGGGGCGGGGCCTGCCGCCCGACATGGCGGCGGGCGCGCGGCAGCTGTTTGATGCGGCCACGCAATATCCGCTGCTGGTGGCGGGAACGGGCCACGCCGATACCCGCATCATGTCCGCTTTTGGCGGGCGGGTGATGCAAAAGATCGGCGCCGAAGGGGTGCAGTGCGGCGCCATCCGCGACAAGGGCTGGGGCTATGCCCTCAAATGCGATGACGGCAACATGGCTGCTTCCCAGTCCATGCTGGCAGGCCTGCTGCTGAACTATTCCGATCCCGAGGCCGACGAGCTGGCGGTGCTGCAATCCATCGCCAACCGGCCGATCAACAGCGTCCGGGGTGCCCAGGTGGGCTGGCTCCGCCCGGCCGGTCCCCTGGCTTAAACCATGGCGCGGCTTGTCCCTGCCGCCGGCGCACCGCTATAAGGACCCTCCTTAGTCAAGGCGAGGCCGATGCGCGACAGTGATCAAATCTTTCTCGGGGCCAGCACGCAGCCCGAAACCCTGGCGCTGCGCTATGCCAATCGGCATGGGCTGATCACCGGGGCGACGGGCACCGGCAAGACGGTGACCCTCCAGGTGCTGGCGGAAGGATTTTCGCGCGCCGGGGTGCCGGTGTTCTGCGCCGATATCAAGGGCGACCTGTCGGGGCTGGCCGTTGCGGGCGAGGCCAAGCCGGCGCTGATGGAGCGGGCCGACAAGATCGGGCTGCCCGGCGGGCTGGTGTTCGAGGGCTCGCCCACCATTTTCTGGGATATCTTCGGCAAGCAGGGTCATCCCGTCCGCACCACGATTTCCGAGATCGGGCCGCTGCTGCTGAGCCGCCTGCTCGATCTCAACGACACCCAGGAAGGCGTCCTCAACATCGCCTTCAAGGTGGCCGATGACGAAGGCCTGCTGCTGCTCGACCTCAAGGATCTGCGCGCGCTGCTGACCGATCTGGGCCAGCGCAACAAGGAAATCTCGCTGCGTTATGGCAATGTCAGCTCGGCAAGCATTGGCGCGATCCAGCGCGACCTGCTGGTGCTCGAGCAGCAAGGGGCGGAAAGCTTTTTCGGCGAACGGGCACTCGAGATTGCCGATCTCATGCGCACCGATCGCGACGGGCGCGGCTTTGTGTCGGTGCTGGCAGCCGACGAGCTGATGCGCTCGCCCCGGCTGTATTCGACTTTCCTGCTTTGGCTGCTATCGGAATTGTTCGAGGAACTGCCCGAAGTGGGGGACCCGGAAAAACCGCGGCTGGTGTTCTTTTTCGATGAAGCCCACTTGCTGTTCGACGATGCGCCCAAGGCGCTGATCGACAAGGTCGAGCAGGTGGTCAAGCTCATCCGATCCAAGGGCGTGGGCGTGTATTTCGTGACGCAAAACCCTGCCGATATTCCTGAAGCGGTGCTGGCGCAGCTGGGCAACCGGGTGCAGCACGCGCTGCGCGCCTATACGCCGCGCGAGCAAAAGGCGGTGCGCGTGGCGGCCGAGACCTTCCGGGCCAACCCCGCTTTTTCGACTGAAGACGCCATCACCCAGCTGGGGACCGGCGAAGCGCTGGTCTCGACGCTAGGCGAAAAGGGCGTTCCTTCGATGGTTGGGCGCACCATGATCCGCCCGCCGAGCGGCCGCATCGGTCCGCTGACCCCGGCCGAGCGGCAGGCCGTGATTGCCGATTCGCCGGTCGGGGGGCTCTATGATGCGGTGATCGACCGGGATTCAGCGTTTGAAGTTTTGGCGCGCAAGGCCGAGCGCCGCCAGGATGAGGCGGGCGCCGAGCGAGAGCGCAAGGAGACGCAGGCCCCCCGGCGTTCCTCACGCCAGACTCCGGCGGAAGCGGCGATGAATTCACTGGCCCGCACCGTGGCCAACCGGCTGGGCAGTGCGCTGGTGCGCGGCGTGCTTGGCAGCCTGAAGCGGGGATGGTGATGATGGCGGATTCGGTTTCCCCCACAGTGACATTGGCGGTTTTCGCGTCTGACCGGGGGCCGGGCGATCCCGAGCGCTCGAGCATCATGAGCCAGGCGGGAAGCCTGTTTGCCCGCAGGGGCGCCGCGATCGTGTGCCTGGCCGAGCAAGGCGTGTTGCCGGTGCCGCTGATCACCGCGGCGCGCGCTGCTGGCGGGCGGGTGCAGATCATTGGGGACGACACCATTGTGCTGCCGCCAGCGCTTGACGGCGTGCCGCTTGAGATCATTGCCGATCGCAGCGAACGGGCGGCCCGGGTCGGGGCGCTTGCCGATGCCTTCGTGGCGCTGCCGGGGTCGCTGGCTTCGATTTCGGCCCTTTTCACCACCTGGTCCGCCGCCAAGGAAAAGGGACTGGTGCGGCCCGTGGTCATGCTCAACCGGCACAAGGCCTTTGACGTGGTGCGCGGTTATGCGGCCGATGTGCTGTCGCACAGCCTGCAGGGCCACGATCGCCTGCTGCAGTTTTCCGACTCGGTCGAGGATGTCTGGACGCGGGCGAGCCGGCTGGTGGGCGAGCGCTAGTTCGGCGAGAGCTGGGGCGCGCTGGGCTGCGCTCGCTTGGGAAACAGCTGCACCACATTGTCCGAAGCGCGCCGGTTATGAAGCGGCTGGGGCGAGATGCCGGGCAGGTTTTTACGGCGCTCCGGGCCGCGGTAAACAGGCACGGGGCTATAACCGGTGCCGGCGGCGGCCCGCAGGCGGGCCTGCACCCGCTGCAGCAGATGGCGGGGCGACATTGGCTTGATCACCACTTCATCAATGCCCGCGCTGATGGCCTGATGGCGCATGGGGGGGGTGATGGCACGGGTCAGCGCGATCACCGGCACCTCGCGGCAGAGAATGGTGAGGTCGAGCCGGATCGCTTCCACCATTTCATAGGCGGGGCGGCCTTCCCGATCGAAATCGACGATCAAGACATCAATGGGGGCAAGGCGCATATAAGCAAAGAGCGCGGCTTCGCAATCGAACTGGCGCACGCGCAGCCGCAGGTCACCAGCCAGAACCATCGCCAGCAGGGATGACAGCGCGTCATTGGCTGCAAAAACAGCGACAAGTTTGCCTGATGAAGACACGCACACAACCCCTAATGGTAAACAAAGGGTTAGCAGGTGACATTGAGTCGGGCGAAGCAAAGCCGCAGCGCCCACAGCATTTCTTGTGGAAAGCACAGATGAAGGCTTGGGGGCGGGGCGCGGCCCAAAGCAAAAGGCCCGCCGCAATCAAGCGACGGGCCCATTGGCTGGAAGCGGAAGCGATCAGCCGCGCGCTTCGGTGAACATCTGCTCGACATGTTCCCAGTTCACGAGATTGTCGAACCAGGCTTCGAGATATTTCGGGCGGGCATTGCGGTAGTCGATGTAATAGGAGTGTTCCCACACATCGACGCCCAGGATCGGCTTGCCGCCATGCACGAGCGGGGACTCGCCATTGGCGGTCTTGGTGACTTCGAGCTTGCCGTTCTTGACCGACAGCCACGCCCAGCCCGAACCGAACTGGGTGGTGCCGGCATTGATGAAATCGGCACGGAACTTGTCAAAACCGCCCAGATCGGAGTCGATGGCTGCCTGCAGCGTGCCGGGCAGCTTGTTGCCGCCGCCATTGGGCTTCATCCACTGCCAGAAATGCACGTGGTTGTAGTGCTGGCCGGCATTGTTGAAGAGGCCCTGATTGGTGCCAAAGCTCGCCTGCACGATTTCTTCGAGACTCTTGCCTTCCAGCCCCGAGCCTTCCAGCAGCTTGTTGCCGTTGGTCACGTAAGCCTGGTGGTGCTTGTCGTGGTGAAACTCCAGCGTTTCGGCCGACATATAGGGGCCAAGCGCGTCCTTGGAATAGGGCAGTTCGGGCAGTTCAAAAGCCATGAGTAGCCTCCTGTTGAATCGATAAATCCGGGCCGGGTCCAAGCCTATAAGAGCTTGCCGGCATTGCTGCAATCAGCCCTGCGCTGATTGAGTTGATTGCGCCAGCCCGACGCAATCGAGCGCAAAGGCATAGCACATGGCGGTCTCCTTGATACGGTCGAACCGTCCCGAAGCGCCGCCATGCCCTGCGCCCATATTGGTCTTGAGGTAAAGCGGCGCCGCGCCGGTTTTGGTTGCACGCAATTTGGCGACCCATTTGGCGGGCTCCCAATAGGTGACGCGCGGATCGGTGAGGCCCGCAAGCGCAAAGATGGGCGGATAATCCTGGGCCGCGACCTGCTCATAGGGCGCGTAGCTGGCGATGCGCCGATAATCCTCGGCCGACAGCAGCGGATTGCCCCATTCGGGCCATTCTGGCGGGGTGAGGGGGAGGGTGTCGTCGAGCATGGTGTTGAGGACATCCACGAACGGCACCTGCGCGAGGATCCCGCCCCACAGATCGGGCCGCATATTGGCGACGGCACCCATCAGCATGCCGCCGGCCGAGCCGCCTTGCGCGACGATCCGGCCCTTGGCGGTATAGCCTTGCGCGATCAGCATTTCGGCGGCGGCGATGAAATCGGTGAAGGTATTGGTCTTGTGCTCGCGCCGGCCCTGGGCATACCAGCGATAGCCCTTTTCCATGCCGCCCCGGATATGGGCAGTGGCATGGATGAAGCCGCGATCAACGAGCGAGAGGGCGGATACGGAGAAGGCCGCGGGCATCGACATGCCATAGGCGCCATAGCCGTAGAGCAGGGCAGGGGCTGTGCCATCGAGTGGGGTGCCCTGGCGATAAAGCACGGTGACCGGGACCTGCTCGCCATCGGGGGCGGTGGCAAACAGGCGCCGCGTCACGTAATCGGCGGGGTTGTGGCCCGAGGGCACCTCCTGCTCCTTGAGCAGCGTGCGCTCGCCGGTCTCGAGATCGAGGTCATAGGTGCGCGAGGGGGTCGTGGGCGAGGAATAGGTGAGGCGGAAGGTCGAGGTATCGAACTCGTAGCCCACTGACATGCCCAGCGAATAGGCTTCCTCGTCGAACCCGACGCTGTCCTCGGCGGAGGTGCGCAGGTCGCGCACGATGATGCGGGGCAGGCCTTCGAAACGCTCGAGCCGCAGCAGGTGGTTCTTGATCACCGTGGTGTCGAGGATCAGCACGCCCTGCTGGTGGGGCACGAGATCGGTCCAGTTCTCCGGCCCCGGATTGTCGGCGGGGGCGGTGACGATCTTGAAGTCTTCCGCGCCATCAGCATTGGTGCGGATGTAAAGCACGCCCTCGCGCTCATCGACGTCATATTCGCGCTCGGTCACGCGTGGGGCAACGCAGCGGAGTTCGCCCGTGCCGTTCGCGTCGAGCAGCCAGACTTCAGAGGTCTGGTGGTCATGGGCATCAACGACGATGAACTTGCCGGACAAGGTGCGCCCGACCCCGACGAAAAAGCCGGGATCGCTTTCCTCGAAAACAATGCGATCGCTCTCCTGGGGCGTGCCGATGCGATGTTCGCGCACGCGGAAGGGGCGGTGATTGTCGTCGTATTCGGTATAAAAGATGGCCGTGCTGTCGTTGTTCCAGACATAGGAACCCGCGGTTTCGGCAATCACTTCCGGGCTGTCCGTGCCCGTATCGAGATCGCGCACCACGATGTCGTAATATTCCGAGCCGGCGCGGTCGGCGGCCCAGGCGAGATAGCGGTGGGAGGGGTCGTGCTCGGCCCCGGCAAAGCCAAAATAGCCGTCGCCTGCCTCGATATTGCAGTCGAGGAGCACGGTTTCGGGCCCGCCATCGCGCGGGGTGCGCACGACCTGCGGATATTGCTTGCCCTCGAGCATGCGCGAATTATAGGCGAAGGGGCCATCGGGGGAGGGGATGCCGCTGTCGTC is a genomic window containing:
- a CDS encoding S9 family peptidase, producing MPKLSSPVAARKPYFATHHNDRREDPYHWLRAPNWQEVMQQPETLDGEIRDYLEAENSFFEAEFGAPTADLQETIYREIRGRIKEDDSGIPSPDGPFAYNSRMLEGKQYPQVVRTPRDGGPETVLLDCNIEAGDGYFGFAGAEHDPSHRYLAWAADRAGSEYYDIVVRDLDTGTDSPEVIAETAGSYVWNNDSTAIFYTEYDDNHRPFRVREHRIGTPQESDRIVFEESDPGFFVGVGRTLSGKFIVVDAHDHQTSEVWLLDANGTGELRCVAPRVTEREYDVDEREGVLYIRTNADGAEDFKIVTAPADNPGPENWTDLVPHQQGVLILDTTVIKNHLLRLERFEGLPRIIVRDLRTSAEDSVGFDEEAYSLGMSVGYEFDTSTFRLTYSSPTTPSRTYDLDLETGERTLLKEQEVPSGHNPADYVTRRLFATAPDGEQVPVTVLYRQGTPLDGTAPALLYGYGAYGMSMPAAFSVSALSLVDRGFIHATAHIRGGMEKGYRWYAQGRREHKTNTFTDFIAAAEMLIAQGYTAKGRIVAQGGSAGGMLMGAVANMRPDLWGGILAQVPFVDVLNTMLDDTLPLTPPEWPEWGNPLLSAEDYRRIASYAPYEQVAAQDYPPIFALAGLTDPRVTYWEPAKWVAKLRATKTGAAPLYLKTNMGAGHGGASGRFDRIKETAMCYAFALDCVGLAQSTQSAQG
- a CDS encoding asparaginase encodes the protein MDANPVLAETTRGNWIENRHRGAFAVVDANGTVIASAGDIDFPIFPRSAIKSMQALAIFGSDAIGEFHHSPQELALACASHHGEEPHVEGVAHLLERLGLSVDDLECGAHPPTNPAARDALRQAGLKPTALHNNCSGKHGGMLSVGLAMGVATKGYVEREHAVQRAVREAIEMVIGEPLSEERCGTDGCSIPTFAAPLRAFARGFAVMATGRGLPPDMAAGARQLFDAATQYPLLVAGTGHADTRIMSAFGGRVMQKIGAEGVQCGAIRDKGWGYALKCDDGNMAASQSMLAGLLLNYSDPEADELAVLQSIANRPINSVRGAQVGWLRPAGPLA
- a CDS encoding response regulator codes for the protein MSSSGKLVAVFAANDALSSLLAMVLAGDLRLRVRQFDCEAALFAYMRLAPIDVLIVDFDREGRPAYEMVEAIRLDLTILCREVPVIALTRAITPPMRHQAISAGIDEVVIKPMSPRHLLQRVQARLRAAAGTGYSPVPVYRGPERRKNLPGISPQPLHNRRASDNVVQLFPKRAQPSAPQLSPN
- a CDS encoding helicase HerA-like domain-containing protein — encoded protein: MRDSDQIFLGASTQPETLALRYANRHGLITGATGTGKTVTLQVLAEGFSRAGVPVFCADIKGDLSGLAVAGEAKPALMERADKIGLPGGLVFEGSPTIFWDIFGKQGHPVRTTISEIGPLLLSRLLDLNDTQEGVLNIAFKVADDEGLLLLDLKDLRALLTDLGQRNKEISLRYGNVSSASIGAIQRDLLVLEQQGAESFFGERALEIADLMRTDRDGRGFVSVLAADELMRSPRLYSTFLLWLLSELFEELPEVGDPEKPRLVFFFDEAHLLFDDAPKALIDKVEQVVKLIRSKGVGVYFVTQNPADIPEAVLAQLGNRVQHALRAYTPREQKAVRVAAETFRANPAFSTEDAITQLGTGEALVSTLGEKGVPSMVGRTMIRPPSGRIGPLTPAERQAVIADSPVGGLYDAVIDRDSAFEVLARKAERRQDEAGAERERKETQAPRRSSRQTPAEAAMNSLARTVANRLGSALVRGVLGSLKRGW
- a CDS encoding superoxide dismutase, with translation MAFELPELPYSKDALGPYMSAETLEFHHDKHHQAYVTNGNKLLEGSGLEGKSLEEIVQASFGTNQGLFNNAGQHYNHVHFWQWMKPNGGGNKLPGTLQAAIDSDLGGFDKFRADFINAGTTQFGSGWAWLSVKNGKLEVTKTANGESPLVHGGKPILGVDVWEHSYYIDYRNARPKYLEAWFDNLVNWEHVEQMFTEARG